One window of Paenibacillus albicereus genomic DNA carries:
- a CDS encoding serine hydroxymethyltransferase, with the protein MDQLRKQDPEVLQAMGLELQRQRDNIELIASENIVSEAVLEAMGTVLTNKYAEGYPGKRYYGGCEHVDIVEDIARDRAKELFGAEHANVQPHSGAQANMAVYLAALKPGDTVLGMNLAHGGHLTHGSPVNASGLYYNFVAYGVQEDSFTINYDDLRKAAFKHRPRMIVAGASAYPRIIDFEKIGQIAKDVGALFFVDMAHIAGLVAAGLHPSPVPHAHFVTTTTHKTLRGPRGGLILTTKAWAAAIDKAVFPGSQGGPLMHIIAAKAVALGEALQPEFKTYAQNVVSNAKVLSEELVARGHNIVSGGTDNHLMLLDTRGLNITGKEAEHVLDSVGITVNKNAIPFDPTSPFVTSGIRIGTPAATTRGMDADAMRTIAEVIDLTLRSPQDEATLDKARGIVRDLTARFPLYPSIQY; encoded by the coding sequence ATGGACCAACTCCGCAAGCAAGACCCTGAAGTGCTCCAGGCAATGGGACTGGAGCTGCAGCGCCAGCGCGACAACATCGAGCTGATCGCATCCGAGAACATCGTCAGCGAGGCGGTGCTCGAGGCGATGGGCACCGTGCTCACTAACAAGTACGCCGAAGGCTATCCGGGCAAGCGCTACTATGGCGGCTGCGAGCATGTCGACATCGTCGAGGACATCGCGCGCGACCGCGCGAAGGAGCTGTTCGGCGCGGAGCATGCCAACGTACAGCCGCACTCCGGCGCGCAAGCCAACATGGCCGTCTACCTCGCCGCCCTCAAGCCAGGCGACACCGTGCTCGGCATGAACCTCGCCCATGGCGGCCACCTGACCCACGGCAGCCCGGTCAACGCCTCCGGCCTTTACTACAACTTCGTTGCCTACGGCGTCCAGGAAGACAGCTTCACGATCAACTACGACGACCTGCGCAAGGCGGCGTTCAAGCATCGTCCGCGCATGATCGTCGCCGGCGCGAGCGCCTATCCGCGCATCATCGACTTCGAGAAGATCGGCCAGATCGCCAAGGATGTCGGCGCGCTGTTCTTTGTCGACATGGCGCATATCGCCGGCCTCGTGGCGGCAGGCCTGCATCCGAGCCCGGTGCCGCATGCGCACTTCGTCACGACGACGACGCACAAGACGCTGCGCGGACCGCGCGGCGGCCTCATCCTGACGACCAAGGCTTGGGCGGCGGCCATCGACAAGGCGGTCTTCCCGGGCTCCCAGGGCGGACCGCTCATGCACATCATCGCGGCCAAGGCCGTCGCTCTGGGCGAGGCGCTGCAGCCGGAGTTCAAGACGTACGCGCAGAACGTCGTCTCCAACGCCAAGGTGCTGTCCGAGGAGCTGGTCGCGCGCGGCCACAACATCGTGTCCGGCGGCACGGACAATCACCTCATGCTGCTGGATACGCGCGGCCTGAACATCACGGGCAAGGAAGCCGAGCATGTGCTCGACTCCGTCGGCATCACCGTCAACAAAAACGCCATTCCGTTCGATCCGACAAGCCCGTTCGTCACGAGCGGCATCCGCATCGGCACGCCGGCGGCGACGACGCGGGGCATGGACGCCGACGCCATGCGCACGATCGCCGAGGTCATCGATCTGACGCTGCGGAGCCCGCAGGACGAGGCGACGCTGGACAAGGCTCGCGGCATCGTGCGCGACCTGACGGCTCGCTTCCCGCTTTATCCGAGCATCCAATACTAA
- a CDS encoding TIGR01440 family protein, with product MDSNAASPEAIASGVETLIRELAAGGRLLPGQLLVFGVSTSEVLGRRIGTSGSAEAARAIFAGMEKARADLGFVPAFQCCEHLNRALVVERSAAEQLGLEPVNAVPVPGAGGSMAAHAYRRLADACLVESVQAQAAIDIGETLIGMHLKRVAVPVRPSVRTIGEARVTMAYARPKLIGGPRAVYELPALTGPETGSCD from the coding sequence ATGGACAGCAATGCAGCATCGCCGGAGGCGATCGCTTCCGGCGTCGAGACGCTGATCCGCGAGCTGGCCGCCGGCGGGCGGCTGCTGCCGGGACAGCTGCTCGTCTTCGGCGTCAGCACGAGCGAGGTGCTCGGCCGCAGGATCGGCACTTCCGGCAGCGCCGAAGCGGCCCGGGCGATTTTCGCAGGCATGGAGAAAGCTCGGGCGGACCTCGGCTTCGTGCCGGCGTTCCAATGCTGCGAGCATCTCAACCGGGCGCTCGTGGTGGAGCGGTCTGCCGCCGAGCAGCTCGGGCTGGAGCCGGTGAACGCCGTGCCGGTGCCCGGCGCGGGCGGCTCGATGGCGGCCCACGCATATCGCCGGCTGGCGGACGCCTGCCTGGTCGAGTCGGTGCAGGCGCAGGCGGCCATCGACATCGGCGAGACGCTCATCGGCATGCATCTGAAGCGTGTCGCCGTCCCGGTTCGGCCTTCCGTGCGGACGATCGGCGAGGCGAGGGTGACGATGGCCTATGCTCGCCCCAAGCTCATCGGCGGACCGCGCGCGGTCTACGAGCTTCCGGCGCTAACCGGGCCGGAGACAGGCAGCTGCGACTAG
- a CDS encoding low molecular weight protein arginine phosphatase, with protein sequence MKPVRILVVCTGNTCRSPMAEALLRAEAAAAGVELEVRSAGVAASAGMPISRHAREVLRRSGIEHDGVSKPVSKDQVRWADLILAMTGSHRRALLGAYPEAAGKLHTLLEYAAGDRLAELDRLHGEREMERSLGRQPDPGLELRLAELERALRGGGDIADPFGGPLEEYEASAAEIREAVRAVLRRLSDGSKD encoded by the coding sequence ATGAAACCGGTACGCATCCTGGTCGTCTGCACAGGAAATACATGCCGTTCGCCGATGGCCGAAGCGCTGCTGCGCGCCGAGGCCGCGGCCGCAGGCGTCGAGCTCGAGGTGCGCTCTGCCGGCGTGGCGGCTTCCGCGGGCATGCCGATATCCCGCCATGCGCGGGAGGTGCTCCGACGCTCCGGCATCGAGCATGACGGCGTCTCGAAGCCGGTCAGCAAAGACCAGGTCCGCTGGGCGGACCTCATTCTCGCGATGACGGGCTCGCATCGCCGGGCGCTGCTGGGCGCCTATCCGGAGGCGGCGGGCAAGCTGCATACGCTGCTCGAATATGCGGCGGGCGACCGTCTGGCGGAGCTGGACCGTCTGCACGGGGAACGCGAAATGGAGCGATCGCTCGGCCGGCAGCCCGATCCCGGGCTGGAGCTGCGGCTGGCCGAGCTGGAGCGGGCGCTGCGCGGCGGCGGCGACATCGCCGATCCGTTCGGAGGCCCGCTGGAGGAGTACGAGGCCAGCGCGGCGGAAATTCGGGAGGCGGTGCGGGCCGTCTTGCGGCGGCTGAGCGACGGGTCGAAGGACTGA
- a CDS encoding manganese efflux pump MntP: MLEATLHEGQLLTLLIMALALGMDAFSLGVGIGMRGIRLLDILKLSAVIGLFHVLMPLLGIAAGQYMSLLLGHVATLVAGLLLLLLGGHMLLASLRGGEELGPSFADHRKAGGLLLFALSVSVDSFSVGISLGMFAADALMTILLFGLAGGLMSVLGLLAGRRIGRSLGSYGEAAGGAILMTFGILFLL; the protein is encoded by the coding sequence ATGTTGGAAGCTACTCTGCACGAAGGACAGCTGCTTACGCTCCTCATCATGGCGCTCGCGCTCGGGATGGACGCGTTCTCGCTCGGAGTCGGCATCGGCATGCGCGGCATCCGGCTGCTCGACATCCTCAAGCTGAGCGCCGTCATCGGACTGTTCCACGTCCTCATGCCGCTGCTCGGCATCGCAGCGGGACAATACATGAGCCTGCTGCTCGGCCATGTGGCGACGCTGGTGGCCGGGCTGCTGCTGCTTCTGCTGGGAGGGCATATGCTGCTCGCATCGCTTCGGGGCGGGGAGGAGCTGGGCCCATCCTTCGCCGACCACCGCAAGGCGGGCGGCCTGCTGCTGTTCGCGCTCAGCGTGAGCGTGGACTCGTTTTCCGTCGGCATCTCGCTCGGCATGTTCGCCGCCGACGCGCTGATGACCATTCTGCTTTTCGGCCTTGCCGGCGGTCTGATGTCCGTGCTGGGGCTGCTGGCCGGCCGGCGCATCGGCCGCAGCCTCGGCAGCTACGGGGAGGCTGCGGGCGGCGCGATTTTGATGACCTTCGGCATCCTGTTCCTGCTCTAG